One genomic region from Balaenoptera acutorostrata chromosome 1, mBalAcu1.1, whole genome shotgun sequence encodes:
- the GJA4 gene encoding gap junction alpha-4 protein: MGDWGFLEKLLDQVQEHSTVVGKIWLTVLFIFRILILGLAGESVWGDEQSDFECNTAQPGCTNVCYDQAFPISHIRYWVLQFLFVSTPTLVYLGHVIYLSRREERLRQKEGELRALPAKDPRVERALAAIERQMAKISVAEDGHLRIRGALMGTYVASVLCKSVLEAGFLYGQWRLYGWTMEPVFVCQRSPCPYLVDCFVSRPTEKTIFIIFMLVVGLISLVLNLLELAYLLCRCLNRGMRARQSQDMPPAQGTSSEPYPDQVFFYLPMGEGPSSPPCPTYNGLSSSEQNWANLTTEERLASSRPPLFLDPPPQSGQKSPSRPSSSASKKQYV, encoded by the coding sequence ATGGGCGACTGGGGCTTCCTTGAGAAGCTGCTGGACCAGGTCCAGGAGCACTCGACCGTGGTGGGCAAGATCTGGCTGACGGTCCTTTTCATCTTCCGCATCCTCATCCTGGGCCTGGCTGGCGAGTCAGTGTGGGGCGACGAGCAGTCGGATTTCGAGTGTAACACGGCCCAGCCAGGCTGCACCAACGTCTGCTACGACCAGGCCTTCCCCATTTCCCACATCCGCTACTGGGTGCTGCAGTTCCTCTTCGTCAGCACGCCCACCCTGGTCTACCTGGGCCACGTCATTTACCTGTCTCGGCGCGAGGAGCGGCTGCGGCAGAAAGAGGGGGAGCTGCGGGCACTGCCGGCCAAGGACCCACGCGTGGAGCGGGCACTGGCAGCCATAGAGCGACAGATGGCCAAGATCTCGGTGGCGGAGGACGGTCACCTGCGGATCCGCGGGGCGCTGATGGGCACCTATGTGGCCAGCGTGCTCTGCAAGAGTGTGCTAGAGGCAGGCTTCCTGTACGGCCAGTGGCGTCTCTATGGCTGGACCATGGAGCCTGTGTTCGTGTGCCAGCGCTCACCCTGCCCCTACCTCGTAGACTGCTTTGTCTCACGCCCCACGGAGAAGACTATCTTCATCATCTTCATGCTGGTGGTTGGACTCATCTCCCTGGTGCTCAACCTGCTGGAGCTGGCGTACCTGCTGTGCCGCTGCCTCAACCGGGGGATGAGGGCCCGGCAGAGCCAGGACatgcccccagcccagggcaccTCCTCGGAGCCTTATCCTGACCAGGTCTTCTTCTACCTCCCCATGGGTGAGGGGCCCTCATCCCCGCCATGCCCCACCTACAATGGGCTCTCGTCCAGTGAGCAGAACTGGGCCAACCTGACTACGGAGGAGAGGCTGGCTTCTTCCAGACCCCCCCTCTTCCTGGACCCGCCCCCCCAGAGTGGCCAGAAATCCCCCAGTCGCCCCAGCAGCTCTGCTTCCAAGAAACAGTATGTATAA
- the GJB3 gene encoding gap junction beta-3 protein, with product MDWKTLQALLSGVNKYSTAFGRIWLSVVFVFRVLVYVVAAERVWGDEQKDFDCNTKQPGCTNVCYDEFFPISNIRLWALQLIFVTCPSLLVILHVAYREERERRHRQKHGDQCAKLYDNAGKKHGGLWWTYLFSLIFKLLIEFLFLYLLHTLWYGFSMPRLVQCANVAPCPNIVDCYIARPTEKKLFTYFMVGASAVCIVLTFCEICYLIFHRVVRSLPRKSGPRGRGPPSSASRASTCRCHHKLVEAGELGPDSGDDKLCASAPNMTPI from the coding sequence ATGGACTGGAAGACGCTCCAGGCCCTACTGAGCGGGGTGAACAAGTACTCCACAGCCTTCGGCCGCATCTGGCTGTCGGTGGTGTTCGTCTTCCGCGTGTTGGTGTACGTGGTGGCTGCGGAGCGCGTGTGGGGGGACGAGCAGAAGGACTTCGACTGCAACACCAAGCAGCCGGGCTGCACCAACGTCTGCTACGACGAGTTCTTCCCCATCTCCAACATCCGCCTCTGGGCCCTGCAGCTCATCTTCGTCACGTGCCCGTCGCTGCTGGTCATCCTGCACGTGGCCTACCGCGAGGAGCGGGAGCGGCGGCACCGCCAGAAACACGGCGACCAGTGCGCCAAGCTGTACGACAATGCGGGCAAGAAGCACGGCGGCCTCTGGTGGACCTACCTCTTCAGCCTCATCTTCAAGCTCCTCATCGAATTCCTCTTCCTCTACCTGCTGCACACTCTCTGGTACGGCTTCAGCATGCCCCGCCTGGTCCAGTGCGCCAACGTGGCCCCCTGCCCCAACATCGTGGACTGCTACATCGCCCGGCCCACCGAGAAGAAGCTCTTCACCTACTTCATGGTGGGCGCCTCCGCCGTCTGCATCGTGCTCACCTTCTGCGAGATCTGCTACCTCATCTTCCACAGGGTCGTGCGAAGCCTTCCCAGAAAGAGCGGCCCCCGGGGCCGCGGCCCCCCGTCCTCCGCCAGCCGGGCCTCCACCTGCCGCTGCCACCACAAGCTGGTGGAGGCCGGGGAGTTGGGCCCGGATTCCGGCGACGACAAGCTATGTGCTTCGGCACCCAACATGACCCCCATCTGA